One segment of Setaria viridis chromosome 4, Setaria_viridis_v4.0, whole genome shotgun sequence DNA contains the following:
- the LOC117852722 gene encoding uncharacterized protein isoform X2: MTFKSSRCSDEIYKEPLLCRKKEFRSSVIKIVDSSLNSNLLPADSICSIPASEDDFYLNKRRKMDEEYDPLPTNGNMRESITRNFTATGCISSPVHRVDGKSRMVSPNVEIPAGPHFNGNNGHQQGTFASPIAKPMTELTSARDLCISILKSEIFPTKGSELSRTSSTIDHDDNQSSPLFECVRCGSMEDPSKMLICDCCEGAFHLSCCDPRVKKIPEEEWYCLVCKKKKPKRQRGKLTSPKRVLPKDIQRPRRGLGPIRDMLVDPESYVTDVRIGSKFQADVPEWSGPISSKDQFPEPTELDPNETTMLGCLQRFEDKKTSVGNWIQCREVLDAGVVCGKWRRAPLFVVQSSDWDCSCSVVWDPIHADCAVPQELDTDEVLEQLKYINKLKKRLGSNQKC; this comes from the exons ATGACTTTTAAGTCTAGTAGATGCTCAGATGAGATCTACAAAGAACCTCTTCTATGCCGGAAGAAGGAATTCAGATCATCTGTAATAAAAATCGTTGATTCATCCTTGAACTCGAATTTGCTGCCTGCCGACAGTATTTGTTCAATTCCTGCTTCAGAAGATGATTTCTATTTGAACAAACGAAGGAAGATGGATGAGGAATATGATCCCCTTCCAACAAATGGAAATATGAGAGAGAGTATAACGAGAAACTTCACAGCTACTGGATGTATCTCATCTCCAGTACACAGAGTGGATGGCAAATCACGTATGGTTTCTCCAAATGTAGAAATTCCAGCAGGACCACATTTTAATGGCAATAATGGACATCAGCAGGGGACCTTTGCATCTCCAATTGCAAAACCAATGACAGAACTAACATCAGCAAGGGACCTTTGCATCTCCATCCTCAAAAGTGAAATATTCCCCACTAAAGGTTCAGAACTTAGCAGAACATCAAGTACCATAGACCATGATGATAATCAAAGCAGCCCTTTATTTGAATGCGTGAGATGTGGTTCGATGGAAGATCCATCCAAAATGTTAATTTGTGATTGTTGTGAAGGAGCATTTCATTTATCGTGCTGCGACCCTCGTGTCAAGAAAATACCAGAGGAAGAGTGGTATTGCCTGGTctgtaaaaaaaagaaacctaaGAGGCAGCGTGGAAAGTTGACGAGTCCCAAACGTGTATTACCCAAGGACATTCAAAGGCCTCGCCGAGGTCTTGGTCCTATTCGAGATATGTTGGTGGATCCTGAATCATATGTAACTGATGTGAGGATAGGTAGTAAGTTTCAAGCGGATGTTCCAGAATGGTCTGGTCCTATTTCTAG CAAAGATCAGTTTCCTGAGCCCACTGAACTTGATCCTAATGAAACGACAATGCTGGGT TGTTTACAACGGTTTGAGGATAAGAAAACCAGTGTTGGTAATTGGATCCAGTGCCGAGAAGTTCTAGACGCAGGAGTTGTTTGTGGCAAATGGAGGAG GGCACCATTGTTTGTTGTTCAATCAAGTGACTGGGACTGTTCATGTTCAGTTGTTTGGGATCCTATCCATGCTGATTGTGCTGTTCCGCAG GAATTGGATACTGATGAGGTTCTTGAGCAACTGAAGTACATAAATAAG CTGAAAAAACGTCTGGGAAGCAATCAGAAATGCTGA
- the LOC117852722 gene encoding uncharacterized protein isoform X1, whose product MTFKSSRCSDEIYKEPLLCRKKEFRSSVIKIVDSSLNSNLLPADSICSIPASEDDFYLNKRRKMDEEYDPLPTNGNMRESITRNFTATGCISSPVHRVDGKSRMVSPNVEIPAGPHFNGNNGHQQGTFASPIAKPMTELTSARDLCISILKSEIFPTKGSELSRTSSTIDHDDNQSSPLFECVRCGSMEDPSKMLICDCCEGAFHLSCCDPRVKKIPEEEWYCLVCKKKKPKRQRGKLTSPKRVLPKDIQRPRRGLGPIRDMLVDPESYVTDVRIGSKFQADVPEWSGPISSSKDQFPEPTELDPNETTMLGCLQRFEDKKTSVGNWIQCREVLDAGVVCGKWRRAPLFVVQSSDWDCSCSVVWDPIHADCAVPQELDTDEVLEQLKYINKLKKRLGSNQKC is encoded by the exons ATGACTTTTAAGTCTAGTAGATGCTCAGATGAGATCTACAAAGAACCTCTTCTATGCCGGAAGAAGGAATTCAGATCATCTGTAATAAAAATCGTTGATTCATCCTTGAACTCGAATTTGCTGCCTGCCGACAGTATTTGTTCAATTCCTGCTTCAGAAGATGATTTCTATTTGAACAAACGAAGGAAGATGGATGAGGAATATGATCCCCTTCCAACAAATGGAAATATGAGAGAGAGTATAACGAGAAACTTCACAGCTACTGGATGTATCTCATCTCCAGTACACAGAGTGGATGGCAAATCACGTATGGTTTCTCCAAATGTAGAAATTCCAGCAGGACCACATTTTAATGGCAATAATGGACATCAGCAGGGGACCTTTGCATCTCCAATTGCAAAACCAATGACAGAACTAACATCAGCAAGGGACCTTTGCATCTCCATCCTCAAAAGTGAAATATTCCCCACTAAAGGTTCAGAACTTAGCAGAACATCAAGTACCATAGACCATGATGATAATCAAAGCAGCCCTTTATTTGAATGCGTGAGATGTGGTTCGATGGAAGATCCATCCAAAATGTTAATTTGTGATTGTTGTGAAGGAGCATTTCATTTATCGTGCTGCGACCCTCGTGTCAAGAAAATACCAGAGGAAGAGTGGTATTGCCTGGTctgtaaaaaaaagaaacctaaGAGGCAGCGTGGAAAGTTGACGAGTCCCAAACGTGTATTACCCAAGGACATTCAAAGGCCTCGCCGAGGTCTTGGTCCTATTCGAGATATGTTGGTGGATCCTGAATCATATGTAACTGATGTGAGGATAGGTAGTAAGTTTCAAGCGGATGTTCCAGAATGGTCTGGTCCTATTTCTAG CAGCAAAGATCAGTTTCCTGAGCCCACTGAACTTGATCCTAATGAAACGACAATGCTGGGT TGTTTACAACGGTTTGAGGATAAGAAAACCAGTGTTGGTAATTGGATCCAGTGCCGAGAAGTTCTAGACGCAGGAGTTGTTTGTGGCAAATGGAGGAG GGCACCATTGTTTGTTGTTCAATCAAGTGACTGGGACTGTTCATGTTCAGTTGTTTGGGATCCTATCCATGCTGATTGTGCTGTTCCGCAG GAATTGGATACTGATGAGGTTCTTGAGCAACTGAAGTACATAAATAAG CTGAAAAAACGTCTGGGAAGCAATCAGAAATGCTGA